One Candidatus Methylomirabilota bacterium genomic region harbors:
- a CDS encoding amidinotransferase, which produces MTRLLMCRPDHYGIYYVINPWMDRRRQADRDIALRQWEALYQLLTDTLRVQVELLPSVPGLPDLCFTANAGLLVHNLFVSSRFRYAEREAEVPHFTRWFLERNYRVVCLPQPAFFEGEGDALFCGDVLFAGYRFRSELQAHRLLEELIELPVHSLELSDPWFYHLDTCLCLLQPGQAAYYPEAFSPASQRLLKETIPELFPVTEAEARRFACNALVVEKAVVMNADCPHLSRTFAEAGYQVHQIETTEFLKAGGGPKCLALFLDRDAT; this is translated from the coding sequence ATGACCCGACTGCTGATGTGTCGTCCCGACCATTACGGGATCTACTATGTGATCAATCCCTGGATGGATCGAAGACGCCAGGCGGATCGCGACATCGCGCTGAGACAGTGGGAGGCATTGTATCAACTGCTCACCGACACGTTGCGGGTTCAGGTGGAACTTCTGCCTTCTGTTCCTGGGCTGCCTGATCTCTGCTTCACCGCCAACGCCGGGCTTCTAGTTCATAACTTATTTGTGAGTAGTCGTTTCCGATATGCTGAGCGTGAGGCGGAAGTTCCTCATTTCACACGGTGGTTTCTGGAGCGGAATTACAGGGTCGTGTGTCTTCCCCAACCCGCCTTCTTTGAAGGGGAAGGGGATGCGCTCTTCTGCGGGGATGTGTTGTTCGCCGGATACCGCTTTCGGTCCGAACTGCAGGCCCATCGCCTGCTCGAGGAGCTTATTGAGCTGCCGGTCCATTCCTTGGAGCTGTCCGATCCGTGGTTCTATCACCTCGACACCTGCTTGTGTCTGCTCCAGCCCGGCCAGGCAGCGTACTATCCGGAGGCGTTCAGTCCCGCTTCGCAGCGGCTCTTAAAAGAGACGATCCCTGAACTCTTTCCCGTGACAGAGGCAGAGGCCAGGCGCTTTGCCTGTAACGCGCTTGTCGTTGAAAAGGCGGTAGTCATGAACGCGGACTGTCCCCACCTGTCTCGGACGTTTGCCGAGGCTGGATATCAGGTTCACCAGATTGAGACCACGGAGTTTCTCAAGGCGGGAGGCGGGCCTAAGTGCCTGGCTCTGTTCCTTGATCGGGATGCGACATGA
- a CDS encoding thiamine pyrophosphate-binding protein, whose protein sequence is MTGAETVVECLKAQGIELIFGIRGLHITPVAAAAKRQRIRFIEVRHEQSAAFMADAYARVTGRVGVVLAGTGAGTAATMIGIQEAYCSSSPVLLIASQIERAHLHKGWGDVHEVKDQHGVISNVAEACYDVKTVSDIPHCLHEIFSRMQNERPRPYGLEIAADILKEELAAPFSYQPAVRMPKLADEKRLEEAVELVAGARRPIIYAGGGTIASAAGQAIEQLAELLNAPVLTSIKGKGAIPEDHGLSLGNLGAEEPVRSLLAKADLAIVVGTRFSNRSTGKWSLRLPPRWIRVDLDQRQFGQTHPNIQGRDVVELVGDAHTTLEAILGRLEKQPSSQKGFEGSEIVEAKRQVLDRLKANYPIEVRLLEIIRSALQRDAFVANDSTVATYWARRYFEVYEPGTFLWAMGSGTIGFGLPAAIGAKLAKPESQVLALCGDGGFLYSCQELATAVKHRLAIVVLLFNDNAFGVVDYAERKAGQLFGDEALCNPDFVAFAKSFGANAVRVDSLERIGEIVEKAFAQNRLTVVEVPAALHVPPDLV, encoded by the coding sequence ATGACTGGCGCAGAAACAGTTGTCGAATGCCTGAAGGCTCAAGGGATTGAGCTTATCTTCGGGATACGCGGCCTGCACATTACGCCTGTAGCTGCCGCCGCTAAAAGACAACGTATTCGATTCATCGAGGTCCGGCACGAGCAGTCTGCAGCCTTCATGGCGGATGCCTACGCCAGAGTGACCGGCAGGGTCGGGGTTGTGCTGGCCGGGACGGGCGCCGGCACTGCCGCCACGATGATCGGGATCCAGGAGGCCTATTGCAGCTCCTCGCCGGTGTTGCTCATTGCCAGCCAGATTGAGCGAGCGCATCTGCACAAGGGATGGGGAGACGTCCACGAGGTAAAGGATCAGCATGGTGTAATTTCGAACGTGGCTGAGGCCTGTTATGATGTGAAGACCGTATCAGACATCCCCCACTGCCTGCATGAGATCTTCTCCAGGATGCAGAATGAAAGGCCGCGACCGTACGGGCTGGAGATTGCTGCGGATATTCTGAAGGAGGAGCTTGCTGCTCCCTTCTCATATCAGCCGGCAGTGCGCATGCCAAAACTGGCTGACGAAAAGAGGCTGGAAGAAGCGGTAGAGCTGGTTGCAGGGGCGAGGCGGCCTATCATCTATGCCGGAGGCGGTACGATCGCCTCCGCCGCAGGCCAAGCGATTGAACAATTGGCCGAATTGCTCAATGCCCCGGTGCTTACCAGCATCAAAGGCAAGGGCGCAATTCCGGAGGACCATGGTCTGTCGCTCGGCAATCTGGGGGCCGAGGAACCCGTTCGATCGCTCCTTGCGAAGGCCGATCTGGCTATTGTGGTCGGCACACGATTCAGTAACCGATCAACAGGCAAATGGTCGTTGCGGCTGCCTCCACGATGGATCAGGGTCGACCTGGATCAGCGGCAGTTCGGCCAGACCCATCCAAACATCCAGGGGCGCGATGTCGTCGAACTGGTGGGCGATGCTCACACAACCTTAGAGGCTATTCTTGGAAGACTTGAAAAGCAGCCGTCATCCCAGAAGGGCTTTGAGGGGTCGGAAATTGTCGAGGCCAAGCGGCAGGTCCTGGATAGATTAAAGGCGAACTACCCGATCGAGGTGCGACTCCTTGAAATTATCCGAAGCGCGCTGCAAAGGGATGCCTTTGTGGCCAACGATTCCACCGTTGCCACGTACTGGGCACGCCGATACTTCGAGGTGTACGAACCCGGGACCTTTCTCTGGGCAATGGGAAGCGGGACGATCGGCTTCGGGTTGCCGGCCGCCATCGGCGCGAAGCTCGCAAAACCCGAGAGCCAGGTCCTGGCGCTGTGTGGTGACGGCGGGTTCCTTTACTCCTGTCAGGAGTTGGCGACTGCCGTCAAGCACCGCCTCGCCATTGTTGTCTTACTCTTTAACGATAACGCCTTTGGCGTTGTAGACTATGCCGAGCGAAAGGCGGGCCAACTGTTTGGCGACGAAGCGCTCTGCAACCCAGACTTCGTTGCCTTCGCGAAGTCATTTGGAGCGAATGCAGTGCGGGTCGATTCGCTCGAGCGGATCGGCGAGATCGTTGAGAAGGCGTTCGCGCAAAACCGGCTGACGGTTGTTGAGGTTCCCGCAGCCTTACATGTCCCGCCAGACCTCGTCTGA
- a CDS encoding aspartate aminotransferase family protein, with translation MNHWVELDKRYFMDTGHRRLGVTLVRGDGARVWDDAGKEYLDFISGWAACSLGHCHPVIQETIREQASRLILASLDVYTTPQIELAELLISRSGLAKIFICNSGAEANEGAVKLARKYGKLHLGGAYEVISALKSFHGRTLAMVAATGKPEYQAPFTPLPEGFTNVPYDNLPALRAAVGKRTCAILLEPIQGEGGVNVPAEHYLQEVRALCDERGILLILDEVQTGCGRTGTLWAYEGFGIRPDIMTVGKGLGGGVPIAAFLANERAACFGPGDHGSTYGGNPLCTAVAAAVLRYILKEDLVGNAARMGHYFQERLLTLREKWEIVKEVRGRGLLLAVEFTKPIALSMAQACRERGLLINPIPPQTIRFMPPLIIGRQDVDQAMIILESAIGQIAHVVPSSTGTR, from the coding sequence ATGAACCATTGGGTCGAGTTGGATAAGCGGTACTTCATGGATACCGGCCACCGGCGTCTCGGGGTTACGCTCGTACGCGGGGACGGGGCGAGGGTCTGGGATGATGCCGGGAAGGAATATCTCGACTTCATTAGCGGATGGGCTGCCTGCAGTCTGGGTCACTGTCATCCTGTCATTCAGGAGACGATTCGGGAGCAGGCATCACGACTTATCTTGGCAAGCCTTGATGTCTATACGACTCCGCAAATTGAACTGGCAGAGCTACTGATCTCCAGAAGCGGTTTGGCGAAAATCTTCATCTGTAACAGCGGCGCCGAGGCGAACGAGGGAGCGGTGAAGTTGGCCAGAAAATATGGGAAGCTGCATCTGGGTGGCGCCTACGAGGTTATCTCGGCTCTGAAGAGTTTCCACGGTCGAACATTGGCGATGGTGGCCGCGACAGGCAAGCCGGAGTATCAGGCCCCCTTTACCCCGCTCCCTGAAGGATTCACGAATGTTCCGTACGACAACCTTCCCGCCCTGCGGGCCGCCGTCGGTAAGCGGACCTGCGCGATCCTACTGGAGCCGATCCAGGGCGAGGGGGGCGTCAATGTTCCGGCTGAGCACTATCTGCAGGAGGTTCGCGCCCTCTGCGACGAGCGGGGCATTCTGTTGATCCTAGACGAGGTCCAGACGGGCTGCGGTCGAACAGGGACGCTGTGGGCATACGAGGGTTTCGGCATCAGGCCGGATATTATGACGGTAGGTAAAGGGCTGGGCGGCGGGGTTCCCATTGCCGCATTTCTGGCAAACGAACGAGCTGCCTGTTTCGGACCTGGCGATCACGGCTCCACCTATGGCGGCAACCCGCTCTGCACTGCGGTGGCCGCTGCGGTCTTACGGTATATTTTAAAGGAAGATTTAGTCGGTAACGCGGCTCGTATGGGGCACTATTTCCAAGAACGGCTTCTGACGTTGCGAGAGAAGTGGGAGATAGTCAAGGAGGTTCGGGGTCGAGGCCTGCTGCTGGCAGTGGAGTTCACGAAGCCGATCGCGCTCTCGATGGCCCAGGCCTGCCGCGAACGGGGTCTGCTGATCAACCCCATTCCGCCTCAAACAATCCGGTTCATGCCCCCCCTGATTATCGGACGCCAAGATGTGGATCAGGCTATGATAATTCTGGAGAGCGCTATTGGCCAGATCGCGCACGTGGTGCCCTCGTCCACAGGAACCCGATGA
- a CDS encoding DUF542 domain-containing protein has translation MGAQQFTSAATVDDVVHANPALSRILNTHGIDTCCGGSATLAEAAHVRNIDLDELLTALNREGEPRERFVAVAFTSATTVDDVVHTNPTLSRVLNAHGIDTCCGGSATLAEAAHVRNIDLDELLTALNRAGAPRERSAAVAPAAVHPCASPAYEVAAAPTPAPRAVIVTPAVPRPTGYVRFFAASLLFALTFGSTLGALTLATLTLPWNFLDGLPTDAARLAHGYTQVFGFAALFIMGVAYHVIPRFKGAPLAAPGVASASFWLETGGVLAVAVGLLVGPPVVGPSQLMGAIALLAAASGFGWVIHCSLAAGPPTPEGFERYLRAGCAWLAVAATLAVVTAAWADPLQPAVWEAALWGFAGSWILGMSLRIVPVFLGLPPLSQRTSSVLFACYQLAVLAWVSVAVIETWTLLPIARVLTGATLSLMVGGFVLRLGILGSRENQTQVGDRGYEKFLIVAYVWLLVALVFTPVWSAVSAFTGNPMPALVLDFGRHAFTLGFLTQIIVGVAARLIPVFAGTPLWSTRWRDATFYLLNATIVTRGLELLVEVAGLAEVWPYISISGLLGVGAFAAFAVNVFMTMRAHPLTVAPGPTGIDPLADNLVADLLTIPGALELLVSRGLRPLQNPEMRAAMAPTVTLRQACQIHRVELEPLLAELGKLAAISHEA, from the coding sequence ATGGGCGCACAGCAATTCACGAGCGCAGCGACAGTTGACGATGTCGTACATGCTAACCCAGCTCTCAGCCGGATCCTGAATACGCACGGGATCGACACCTGCTGCGGAGGCAGCGCAACGCTCGCCGAGGCCGCGCACGTCCGCAATATTGATCTCGACGAACTGCTTACGGCTTTGAACCGAGAAGGCGAGCCGCGTGAACGATTCGTTGCCGTCGCGTTCACGAGCGCAACGACAGTTGACGATGTCGTGCATACCAATCCGACCCTCAGCCGGGTCCTGAATGCGCACGGAATCGACACATGCTGCGGAGGCAGCGCAACGCTCGCCGAGGCCGCGCACGTCCGCAATATTGATCTCGACGAACTGCTTACGGCTTTGAATCGAGCGGGCGCGCCGCGTGAACGGTCTGCCGCCGTTGCACCAGCGGCTGTGCATCCTTGCGCCTCGCCCGCCTACGAGGTAGCGGCGGCGCCCACACCCGCGCCACGTGCGGTTATTGTCACGCCCGCCGTTCCCCGGCCGACGGGCTACGTCCGGTTCTTCGCCGCCAGCCTGCTTTTTGCGCTCACCTTCGGCAGTACGCTCGGCGCGCTGACCCTTGCCACGCTTACGCTTCCCTGGAATTTCCTCGACGGACTGCCGACGGACGCCGCGAGACTGGCGCACGGGTACACGCAGGTCTTCGGCTTCGCTGCCCTCTTCATTATGGGTGTCGCCTACCACGTCATCCCGCGCTTTAAAGGGGCGCCGCTTGCCGCGCCTGGCGTGGCCTCGGCATCATTCTGGCTGGAAACTGGCGGCGTGCTTGCCGTCGCCGTCGGCCTGCTCGTCGGGCCGCCGGTCGTTGGGCCGTCGCAGTTGATGGGCGCCATTGCGCTGCTTGCGGCAGCGTCAGGTTTCGGATGGGTTATCCATTGCAGCCTGGCTGCCGGCCCGCCGACGCCGGAGGGCTTCGAGCGCTATCTACGCGCCGGCTGTGCATGGCTGGCGGTTGCGGCCACTCTGGCCGTTGTCACGGCTGCATGGGCCGATCCGCTCCAACCGGCCGTGTGGGAAGCGGCGCTGTGGGGTTTCGCGGGTTCATGGATTCTTGGCATGAGTTTACGCATCGTGCCGGTGTTCCTGGGCCTGCCGCCATTATCTCAACGGACAAGCAGTGTACTATTCGCCTGCTATCAATTGGCGGTATTGGCATGGGTGAGCGTGGCTGTCATTGAAACATGGACACTGCTTCCAATCGCGCGCGTACTGACCGGGGCAACGCTGTCATTGATGGTAGGGGGGTTTGTCCTGCGGCTTGGTATCCTGGGGTCCCGGGAGAATCAGACCCAAGTGGGCGACCGTGGCTACGAAAAGTTTCTGATCGTCGCCTATGTATGGTTGCTCGTCGCACTGGTGTTCACACCCGTTTGGAGCGCCGTGTCGGCGTTTACAGGCAACCCCATGCCGGCGCTGGTCCTGGATTTCGGTCGGCATGCGTTCACCCTCGGCTTTCTGACGCAGATTATCGTCGGCGTTGCCGCGCGCCTCATCCCGGTATTTGCGGGAACACCGCTATGGAGCACGAGATGGCGCGACGCGACCTTCTACCTGCTCAACGCGACCATCGTCACACGCGGCCTCGAACTGCTGGTTGAGGTAGCCGGTCTGGCCGAAGTGTGGCCGTATATCTCCATTTCCGGTCTGTTAGGCGTCGGAGCCTTTGCTGCGTTTGCCGTCAACGTATTCATGACCATGCGTGCGCACCCGCTGACCGTAGCACCCGGTCCAACAGGCATAGACCCACTGGCGGACAACCTCGTCGCCGATCTGCTGACCATCCCGGGCGCCCTCGAACTGCTTGTAAGCCGTGGTTTACGCCCGCTCCAAAACCCGGAAATGCGCGCGGCGATGGCCCCCACGGTGACATTGCGACAGGCATGTCAGATTCATCGCGTCGAACTTGAACCGCTGCTGGCCGAATTGGGAAAGCTGGCAGCGATATCGCACGAAGCGTAA